The Toxorhynchites rutilus septentrionalis strain SRP chromosome 3, ASM2978413v1, whole genome shotgun sequence genome includes a region encoding these proteins:
- the LOC129775764 gene encoding tubulin beta chain-like — MREIIALHLGQCGNKIAESFWETICEEHCLNERGQFIGKHYLPLQRINVYFEESPCCNFVPRAIFADLEPGTLNGLRCSRYGKLFSPESMVCGMPGAGNNWARGYHTEGAELLDELLNVARKMCEGCDCLQGFQLVHSIGGGTGSGLGSVLMENLKDEFPRKILNTFSVIPSPKVSEVVVEPYNAVFALNTMINNSDETFCLDNEALYDINASALRVARPGLDDLNHLISMAMTGITCSFRYPGQLNSDLRKLLTNMVPYQRLHFFVPGVAPLTSKENQCYKQISVPELVYQLFDERNLMAACGPSKGQYLTAAALFRGRVSTRNVEEQMANIRQKNSSSFSQWIPNNVKSAICDIPPRGLKIAATFIANTTSITQLFNRLLDQFGTMFRRKAFLHWYIGEGMEEREFTDAEQGLRELVNEYEAHETTTELRGGDGN; from the exons ATGCGCGAAATCATTGCCCTTCATCTGGGCCAATGTGGGAACAAAATAGCGGAAAGCTTTTGGGAAACCATATGCGAGGAGCACTGTCTGAACGAGCGAGGACAGTTCATCGGTAAACACTATCTACCACTGCAGCGAATCAACGTATACTTCGAGGAATCACCCTGTTGCAATTTCGTTCCGCGGGCGATATTTGCCGACCTCGAGCCGGGTACGTTGAACGGACTGAGATGCAGTCGGTACGGGAAATTATTCTCGCCGGAAAGTATGGTTTGTGGAATGCCAGGCGCTGGAAACAATTGGGCTCGTGGATATCACACCGAGGGAGCGGAATTACTGGATGAATTGCTGAATGTGGCTCGTAAGATGTGTGAGGGTTGCGATTGTTTGCAAGGGTTCCAATTGGTGCACTCGATTGGCGGCGGAACTGGATCCGGGCTTGGGTCTGTGCTGATGGAAAATCTGAAGGATGAGTTTCCCCGGAAAATTTTGAATACGTTCAGCGTTATCCCTTCACCGAAG GTTTCAGAGGTGGTTGTTGAACCATACAATGCAGTGTTCGCTTTAAACACAATGATCAACAACAGCGATGAAACATTTTGTTTGGACAACGAAGCCTTGTACGATATAAACGCATCAGCATTGCGGGTGGCAAGACCTGGATTGGACGACCTTAACCACCTGATATCAATGGCTATGACTGGTATCACTTGCAGCTTCCGATATCCCGGCCAGCTCAATTCGGATTTACGGAAGCTACTAACAAATATGGTACCCTACCAGAGGCTCCATTTCTTTGTACCTGGGGTAGCACCGTTAACCTCAAAAGAGAATCAATGCTACAAACAGATCTCCGTGCCAGAACTAGTCTACCAACTTTTCGACGAACGTAATCTAATGGCAGCGTGTGGCCCCTCCAAGGGCCAATACCTCACGGCAGCTGCGTTGTTTAGAGGGCGTGTTTCAACGCGCAACGTCGAGGAACAGATGGCAAACATCAGACAGAAAAACAGCTCCAGCTTCTCCCAGTGGATACCGAACAACGTCAAATCGGCTATCTGTGACATTCCTCCCAGGGGACTCAAAATTGCAGCCACCTTCATCGCTAACACAACCTCTATCACCCAACTGTTCAACAGACTGCTGGACCAATTCGGAACTATGTTTCGGCGAAAGGCATTTCTCCATTGGTACATTGGGGAAGGCATGGAGGAGCGGGAGTTCACGGATGCGGAGCAGGGGCTCCGTGAGTTGGTGAATGAGTATGAGGCACACGAAACGACAACAGAGCTGCGTGGAGGAGACGGGAACTGA